In the genome of Aridibaculum aurantiacum, one region contains:
- a CDS encoding response regulator, which produces MNKSGPIIIIEDDIDDQEVLSEIFTELNYPNEIIFFSESELALDYLTQTEIEPFLVLSDINMPKLSGMELREKIINNEDLRLKSIPYLFFSTSAEQTHVIDAYSRSIQGFFIKPHSYDKLKKVLVKIVEYWQECESPKYIKNAQQ; this is translated from the coding sequence ATGAACAAGTCTGGCCCCATTATAATTATAGAAGACGATATCGACGACCAGGAAGTATTATCTGAAATATTTACCGAGCTTAATTATCCAAACGAGATCATCTTCTTTTCTGAAAGTGAGCTGGCTTTAGACTATCTGACGCAGACAGAGATTGAGCCTTTTCTTGTACTGTCTGATATTAATATGCCCAAGCTGAGTGGCATGGAATTGAGGGAAAAGATCATCAACAACGAAGACCTGAGACTTAAATCCATACCTTATCTTTTCTTTTCTACCAGTGCAGAGCAAACTCATGTCATTGATGCTTATTCCCGCTCTATACAAGGGTTTTTCATTAAACCGCATTCGTATGATAAGTTGAAAAAAGTACTGGTGAAGATTGTGGAGTATTGGCAGGAATGTGAATCTCCTAAATACATCAAAAATGCTCAACAATAG
- a CDS encoding DUF4188 domain-containing protein has product MAKTINQRMTVNIEGDFVVFLLGMRINRLWKMHKWIPVAKAMPKMLIELSQKPESGFLGFQMFGGIPPVIVQYWRTFEQLEAYAKDSEGQHYPAWKSFNTKIRSNGDVGIWHETYKVRAGEYECIYNNMPKYGLGKVGELVPAVGKKEYAAQRIVASMYTTGS; this is encoded by the coding sequence ATGGCTAAGACGATCAATCAAAGAATGACTGTGAATATTGAAGGTGATTTTGTAGTGTTCCTTCTAGGAATGCGCATCAACCGTTTGTGGAAGATGCACAAGTGGATACCCGTTGCGAAGGCAATGCCTAAGATGCTCATTGAATTATCACAAAAGCCGGAGAGTGGCTTTCTTGGTTTCCAGATGTTTGGTGGTATACCTCCTGTCATTGTACAATACTGGCGCACTTTTGAACAGTTGGAAGCCTACGCAAAAGATAGCGAGGGCCAACATTATCCTGCATGGAAATCGTTCAACACCAAGATCAGGAGTAATGGCGATGTGGGCATCTGGCATGAAACCTACAAGGTACGAGCAGGCGAGTATGAATGCATTTACAACAATATGCCTAAGTACGGACTAGGGAAAGTTGGAGAACTTGTACCAGCAGTAGGCAAAAAAGAATACGCTGCACAAAGAATAGTAGCTTCTATGTACACTACCGGCAGTTGA
- a CDS encoding CPBP family intramembrane glutamic endopeptidase, whose amino-acid sequence MKDVKFIAGFIFLNLYLRLLPSLFNGNDVLWLITFISFFPLTHLIAKWSSSIGLKKLGFCRTKHWKNHLFLGLVVGGATWILLTVAELSLGSLQFIKWQEAGAVYWLIIQALVVAVLGSATNDLLTRGYVVGHFKNRLPAFAIILLSTVIYIADDIWLEGWSIRNILFSFLLGLAFAISVIRLQSLWMNTGIHAGLNFIYYLVYGFGNDPIHHGVFVSTTQPNKLSPYLGLLAALTVLVVTIFLTRNIAVKKEDYRQKLDNLLKV is encoded by the coding sequence ATGAAAGATGTGAAATTCATTGCTGGCTTTATTTTTCTAAACCTATACCTGCGATTATTACCTTCCTTATTCAATGGTAACGATGTTCTTTGGCTTATAACCTTTATTTCCTTTTTTCCGCTTACTCATCTTATTGCGAAATGGAGTAGCAGTATAGGATTGAAAAAACTTGGTTTTTGCAGAACGAAGCACTGGAAAAATCATCTCTTTCTTGGATTGGTCGTTGGAGGCGCTACCTGGATACTTTTGACAGTAGCCGAACTATCCTTAGGCAGCCTGCAGTTTATTAAATGGCAAGAAGCAGGAGCAGTATATTGGTTGATTATTCAGGCACTAGTAGTAGCAGTTTTAGGCTCTGCTACTAATGACCTGTTGACGCGTGGATACGTGGTGGGACATTTTAAAAACCGCTTGCCTGCATTTGCTATCATACTATTATCGACCGTCATTTATATTGCTGATGACATTTGGCTGGAAGGATGGAGCATACGCAATATTCTATTTTCTTTTCTCCTCGGGCTGGCATTTGCTATTTCTGTTATCCGCCTGCAATCGCTTTGGATGAACACAGGAATTCATGCCGGGTTGAACTTTATTTATTACCTAGTCTATGGTTTTGGTAATGATCCTATTCACCATGGCGTCTTCGTATCCACCACGCAGCCTAACAAGCTATCTCCCTATTTAGGTTTATTGGCTGCATTGACAGTGTTGGTAGTAACTATTTTCTTGACGAGGAATATTGCGGTGAAGAAAGAAGATTATCGTCAGAAACTGGATAACTTATTAAAGGTGTAA